One Solanum lycopersicum chromosome 2, SLM_r2.1 genomic region harbors:
- the LOC138342137 gene encoding ubiquitin domain-containing protein DSK2b-like has product MDGGDTTQTVKDNSGNIAVGGKTVTINIRCVNDFELSVQVSLDCTVGLFKSIISQPTDIPVEEQKVIYNGRILKDDQTLKSCGLEADQTVHLIRGSAVAASASATNVVNPNANQDAPRVDVPTKGGLFVRVGRGPLFSRLGRRGGSFGAGLPDFEQVQQHDSIMMREILNMPLVQDLVNDPEIICNFIVNSPQMREYVNLNPELPHIFNDPAIFLQIWEAARNELMHETIRTIQWSLSHTESSPEESNMLRHMYVDVQEPFLNATSMAGDTRNNSGTNPFVALFGAQEQF; this is encoded by the exons ATGGACGGAGGTGATACTACTCAAACGGTGAAAGACAATTCCGGCAACATCGCAGTCGGTGGTAAAACGGTCACCATCAACATCCGATGTGTCAATGACTTTGAGTTATCTGTTCAAGTCAGCCTCGATTGCACCGTCGGATTATTCAAGTCCATCATTTCCCAGCCGACTGATATCCCTGTTGAGGAGCAGAAAGTTATCTATAACGGCCGGATCTTAAAGGATGATCAAACCCTAAAAAGCTGtg GTCTGGAGGCAGACCAAACAGTTCATCTTATTCGAGGTTCTGCCGTAGCTGCTTCTGCTAGTGCAACCAATGTTGTAAATCCAAATGCTAATCAGGATGCTCCCAGGGTTGATGTTCCCACTAAAGGGGGGCTGTTTGTCAGGGTCGGTAGAGGTCCACTCTTTTCTAGACTTGGAAGAAGAGGTGGTTCGTTTGGAGCTggacttccagattttgagcAGGTCCAACAACATGACTCCATCATGATGAGAGAGATATTGAATATGCCTCTAGTTCAGGATCTAGTGAATGACCCAGAAATCATCTGCAACTTTATCGTGAACAGTCCTCAAATGCGAGAGTATGTGAATCTTAATCCCGAGCTTCCACACATATTCAATGACCCTGCTATATTTCTCCAGATATGGGAGGCTGCACGTAATGAACTCATGCATGAGACGATAAGAACTATTCAATGGTCATTGAGCCACACTGAATCGTCTCCTGAGGAATCTAACATGCTAAGGCACATGTATGTGGATGTCCAAGAGCCATTTCTTAATGCAACAAGCATGGCTGGAGATACAAGAAATAATTCAGGGACAAACCCGTTCGTGGCTCTTTTTGGAGCCCAGGAACAATTTTAA